The following coding sequences are from one Leptospira mayottensis 200901116 window:
- a CDS encoding OmpA family protein codes for MYSFFLTSNDMFKNLRFLYQKYGVKKFNSIFICVDLRSFFWIAVKLFSGFRIIKELLCLPAFHRSEFTYRKRWNVDIFDKIPEYDKNLPSCFVIKLAKNVTPSSKKNIVKLFSSQFILLLIYATFLILLPIFSVGSQELNETKSSKNQKPEKLKGSINTNLNEFGISLTDSGNILYFYSKRENSIYTDLYKSIRIGDKWQQGEEVGNLNSNYDDQSPFILNQEEGIIFSSNRDGSIEFQLSNGKIGVSRDLYFSKKVNSSWIKPVALPRTVNTEEIEENPFLFNNQLYFTRYPFGQVSEADIFVSVYKNKIWEKATSLPDPINTVYSEIAATISKDGKTIYFSSNRPGGFGGYDLYKSTLLANGDFSEPINLGPDINTTGDEAFYLEAGDGLTFYFCRKSGHDYDVYSIVSNPFQELEKGKSISLDSIHFALGSYEILESSFSILENLNSYLKENPDVKIKIIGHTDLNGDYQDNIILSHNRANSVKDYLVKKGIDSGRIVTDGKGSSEPIVPQKNPKTDYKNRRTEFQIVNP; via the coding sequence ATGTATTCTTTTTTTCTAACTTCTAATGACATGTTTAAAAATTTGCGTTTCTTATATCAAAAATATGGAGTTAAAAAATTTAACTCCATATTCATTTGTGTTGATCTTCGTTCCTTTTTTTGGATAGCTGTTAAACTCTTTTCAGGTTTTCGCATTATAAAGGAATTATTGTGTCTTCCCGCCTTTCATAGATCTGAATTTACTTATCGAAAAAGATGGAATGTTGATATCTTTGACAAAATACCGGAGTATGACAAAAATTTACCGTCTTGTTTCGTAATAAAACTCGCTAAGAATGTTACACCGAGTTCGAAAAAAAATATTGTCAAATTATTTTCGAGTCAATTTATTCTTTTATTAATATATGCAACTTTTTTAATTTTATTGCCGATATTTTCCGTTGGCTCTCAGGAGTTGAATGAAACTAAGAGCTCTAAAAATCAAAAACCAGAAAAATTAAAAGGTTCTATCAATACAAATTTAAATGAGTTTGGAATCAGCCTTACGGACAGCGGAAATATCCTCTATTTTTATTCTAAAAGGGAAAATTCGATTTATACCGATCTTTATAAATCGATCCGTATCGGAGATAAATGGCAACAAGGAGAGGAAGTTGGAAATCTCAATTCGAACTATGATGATCAAAGTCCTTTTATTTTAAACCAAGAAGAAGGAATTATTTTTTCATCCAATCGGGATGGATCAATTGAGTTTCAACTTTCTAATGGAAAGATTGGAGTTTCTAGAGATTTGTATTTTTCTAAAAAAGTAAATTCTTCTTGGATCAAGCCTGTGGCTCTTCCTAGAACAGTAAACACGGAAGAGATCGAAGAAAATCCGTTTTTATTTAACAATCAATTGTATTTTACTCGCTATCCATTTGGACAAGTTTCCGAAGCGGATATCTTCGTTTCGGTTTATAAAAACAAAATTTGGGAAAAGGCGACGAGTCTCCCTGATCCGATCAATACGGTTTATTCAGAAATTGCGGCGACGATTAGCAAAGACGGTAAGACGATTTATTTTTCTTCTAACCGACCTGGAGGTTTTGGCGGTTATGATTTGTACAAGTCCACTTTGCTTGCAAATGGAGATTTTTCAGAACCAATCAATCTTGGACCCGATATTAATACGACTGGTGATGAGGCTTTTTATTTGGAAGCTGGTGATGGATTGACTTTTTATTTCTGTAGAAAAAGTGGACATGATTACGATGTTTATTCCATTGTTTCTAATCCATTTCAAGAATTAGAAAAAGGTAAATCGATTTCTTTGGACAGTATTCATTTTGCTTTGGGATCTTATGAAATCCTCGAAAGTTCTTTTTCAATTTTAGAAAATTTGAATTCTTATTTGAAAGAAAATCCAGACGTGAAAATTAAAATCATAGGACATACGGATCTCAATGGGGATTACCAAGATAATATAATTCTTAGCCATAATCGTGCAAATTCAGTAAAGGATTATCTAGTTAAAAAGGGAATCGATTCGGGTAGAATCGTGACTGATGGAAAGGGAAGTTCGGAACCGATCGTTCCTCAAAAAAATCCGAAAACAGATTATAAAAATAGAAGAACCGAATTTCAGATTGTGAATCCTTAG
- a CDS encoding DUF423 domain-containing protein: MTGKQRTILILSSLSGFLGVALGAFGAHALKPILSPELFVIYETGNRYHLIHSIPPLILAITGYVNNSRLVWFSSILFLTGILVFSGSLYALAIVGIRILGAITPVGGIAFLIAWGLLSFYAILSKKN; the protein is encoded by the coding sequence ATGACGGGAAAACAAAGGACAATTCTTATACTTTCTTCCTTATCAGGATTTCTTGGAGTCGCCTTAGGTGCATTTGGCGCTCACGCTTTAAAACCGATTTTAAGTCCTGAATTATTCGTAATTTATGAAACGGGAAATCGGTATCATCTGATCCATAGTATTCCCCCTTTGATTTTAGCGATAACGGGATACGTAAACAACAGTCGACTTGTCTGGTTTTCTTCCATTCTATTTCTTACGGGAATTCTAGTATTTTCAGGATCCTTATACGCATTGGCGATCGTAGGAATTAGAATATTAGGGGCAATTACTCCAGTTGGAGGAATCGCATTTTTAATCGCTTGGGGACTTCTTAGTTTTTACGCGATTCTATCAAAGAAAAACTAA
- a CDS encoding substrate-binding periplasmic protein, with the protein MFVIRILCLFLVFPAALFSQSEYAGSRLERILSKKELVVGVNKHYEPFYIENPKDGYPGIDAELAKLYADYLGVSLKLVPLKTFRQFAEDIRVGKIDLAFAGISTDLNRGKQVTFSDPYLVTTPAGLVSKKILPPEPEGNIVISRRFMSLSDLANLSGLVSFSVRSNTTNHIYLQKKFSKLPIYSYLSDSIAIDNLISNNVTCFVADSFFILTLLQKNPSLKANYLPLLGTVQEENISAALPLNDLIFADNLNFFIKELKRTGLLEELKNRYFNQNSWVK; encoded by the coding sequence ATGTTCGTGATAAGAATTCTATGTTTGTTTTTGGTTTTTCCGGCGGCACTATTTTCTCAGTCGGAATATGCTGGTTCCAGATTAGAAAGAATTCTTTCTAAGAAAGAACTCGTTGTCGGTGTAAATAAACACTACGAACCCTTTTATATCGAAAACCCGAAAGATGGATATCCAGGTATCGATGCAGAATTGGCTAAACTCTATGCGGATTATCTTGGAGTATCCTTAAAGCTCGTACCCCTTAAAACTTTCAGACAGTTTGCGGAAGATATTCGTGTTGGAAAAATAGATCTTGCATTTGCTGGAATATCCACCGACTTAAATCGAGGTAAACAAGTCACTTTTTCTGATCCTTATCTTGTTACGACTCCTGCAGGACTTGTCAGCAAAAAAATTCTTCCGCCGGAACCGGAAGGAAATATAGTTATTTCCAGGAGATTTATGAGCCTTTCAGATCTTGCAAATTTGAGTGGTCTTGTGAGTTTTTCGGTAAGATCCAATACCACAAATCACATTTATCTTCAAAAGAAATTCTCTAAATTGCCGATTTATAGTTATCTTTCGGATTCGATCGCGATCGATAATCTTATCAGTAACAATGTTACTTGTTTTGTAGCGGACAGTTTTTTTATTCTTACTTTACTTCAAAAAAATCCTTCTTTGAAGGCAAATTATCTTCCTCTTTTGGGCACAGTTCAGGAGGAAAATATCAGCGCCGCTCTTCCATTGAATGATTTGATTTTTGCGGATAATTTAAATTTCTTCATCAAGGAATTGAAGCGAACTGGTCTTTTAGAAGAATTGAAAAACCGATACTTTAATCAAAATAGCTGGGTAAAGTGA
- a CDS encoding nucleoside deaminase: MHESLNDRILSDFLKSMKDLLLKEKEEIPSFTRIYQREKLINETFNEVEKNSDSSFHSEILCIRDAKKKLKTRYLTDCILITSLEPCLMCTGTILLSRIPKVIYLLPARQGEGISSLSIETIYSRNFFPELICIPTEISKNAFKSFFKIRRKKFN; the protein is encoded by the coding sequence ATGCACGAATCTTTAAACGATAGGATTCTCTCCGACTTTTTAAAAAGTATGAAAGATTTACTTTTAAAAGAAAAAGAAGAAATCCCTAGTTTTACGAGAATCTATCAAAGAGAAAAATTAATTAACGAAACGTTTAACGAAGTTGAAAAAAATTCAGATTCTTCCTTTCACAGTGAGATTCTTTGCATTCGCGATGCGAAAAAAAAATTAAAAACTCGCTATCTCACAGATTGTATTCTCATTACCTCTTTAGAGCCTTGTCTCATGTGCACGGGCACAATTCTTCTTTCAAGAATTCCGAAAGTAATCTATCTTTTACCTGCGCGACAAGGAGAAGGAATTTCATCTCTCAGCATAGAGACGATCTATTCACGAAATTTTTTTCCCGAACTGATTTGCATTCCTACTGAAATTTCTAAAAACGCATTCAAATCGTTTTTCAAAATCAGAAGAAAGAAATTCAATTGA
- a CDS encoding YbaB/EbfC family nucleoid-associated protein produces MLGKIKNLSELLSNMGAFREKMEDVKKRIALIRVVGDAGAGMVTVTATGEGQIINVFINKQLFDSDDNKMLEDLVMAATNDALKKAKEATAYEFQSVSGGLDFSEISKMFGGNFG; encoded by the coding sequence ATGCTTGGTAAAATAAAAAACCTATCAGAACTTCTCTCCAACATGGGGGCCTTCCGAGAAAAAATGGAAGATGTAAAAAAGCGCATCGCCCTAATACGAGTAGTAGGAGACGCAGGTGCGGGAATGGTAACCGTTACGGCTACAGGGGAAGGACAAATTATTAACGTGTTCATCAATAAACAACTCTTCGATTCAGATGATAATAAAATGTTAGAAGATCTTGTTATGGCCGCGACAAACGACGCCCTCAAAAAAGCGAAAGAAGCAACTGCTTATGAGTTTCAATCTGTATCCGGGGGTTTGGACTTTTCCGAAATTTCCAAAATGTTCGGCGGAAATTTTGGCTAA
- a CDS encoding ferredoxin--NADP(+) reductase → MKPIREPQINLFKKSNPYKTKVISNVLLTPETGTGKRPKKEGEALVHRITLALDHSVYPYLIGQSGGVIPPGEDPEKKAKGLADASYTVRLYSIASPSYSFGMKEDNIEFIIKRDNVYDENGNLQFKGVCSNYMCDLKPGDEVIMTGPSGKKFLLPSTDFDKDIMFLATGTGIAPFIGMSEELLEHKLIKFTGNITLVYGAPYSDELVMMDYLRALESKHKSFKLITAISREEKNPFDGGRMYISHRVREQAEIVKKILSGGGRFYICGGPKGMEKGVIEEIQKIAGNTGTYEEFKHHLEGAHQLFVETY, encoded by the coding sequence ATGAAACCGATTAGAGAACCCCAGATTAACTTATTCAAAAAATCCAATCCCTACAAAACTAAAGTAATCAGTAACGTTCTATTAACTCCAGAAACCGGAACCGGAAAAAGACCCAAAAAAGAAGGAGAAGCGCTCGTCCATAGGATAACTTTAGCGCTCGACCATTCCGTTTATCCGTACTTAATCGGACAAAGTGGTGGAGTGATTCCTCCGGGCGAAGATCCTGAAAAGAAAGCGAAAGGTTTAGCCGATGCGAGTTACACCGTAAGACTTTATTCCATCGCCTCTCCAAGTTATTCCTTTGGAATGAAAGAGGACAATATCGAATTCATTATCAAAAGAGATAACGTATACGATGAAAATGGGAACCTTCAATTCAAAGGTGTTTGTTCAAATTATATGTGTGATCTGAAACCAGGCGACGAAGTCATAATGACTGGACCTTCTGGAAAGAAATTTCTTCTTCCTAGCACAGACTTCGACAAAGATATTATGTTTCTTGCAACAGGAACCGGAATCGCTCCTTTTATTGGAATGAGTGAGGAACTTTTAGAACATAAACTTATCAAATTCACCGGAAATATCACTCTCGTTTACGGAGCCCCTTACTCCGATGAACTTGTAATGATGGATTACCTTAGAGCTTTGGAATCCAAACATAAAAGCTTTAAACTTATTACCGCAATTTCCAGAGAAGAAAAGAATCCTTTTGACGGCGGAAGAATGTATATCTCCCACCGAGTTCGCGAACAAGCGGAAATAGTAAAAAAGATTTTAAGCGGCGGCGGACGTTTCTACATTTGCGGCGGACCGAAAGGAATGGAAAAAGGTGTGATTGAAGAAATCCAAAAGATTGCCGGAAACACAGGAACTTACGAAGAGTTTAAACATCACCTGGAAGGCGCTCACCAGTTATTCGTCGAAACATACTGA
- the lpxD gene encoding UDP-3-O-(3-hydroxymyristoyl)glucosamine N-acyltransferase, translating into MSQIKLSELTKKVSGSKIINTQTPDTIILEKIVSISPGAKNSVSFLSNKKMLTEAKKTLSSVILTTEELARGLSIPCLVVSNPELSLAEVLNVLYPSYVPSGKISSTASVHPTAKLGFGVTVGEFVVVGENSVIGANTYLEDGVKISRNVIIGEDSRIGLNSSIQHGVVIGKRFICSGNCSIGGDGFKFVTVDGKHHKIPQVGGVKIGDDVEIGSLCTIDRGGLEDTIIGDGCKFDNMVHVAHNCVLGKNIIIAGQSGVAGSTIVEDDVIIGGACAVADHLHVPAGTILAGGTSLRNSPKKKEIFVGWDYGLTFPEFQKVRVNIHNLVNFQRWAKRIKELEKHTGIKVEDKE; encoded by the coding sequence ATGTCCCAGATCAAATTATCAGAATTAACAAAAAAAGTAAGCGGATCTAAAATTATAAACACTCAGACACCGGATACGATCATCCTAGAAAAAATCGTCTCTATTTCTCCCGGGGCAAAAAACTCTGTAAGTTTTCTTTCCAATAAAAAAATGTTAACCGAAGCCAAGAAAACCCTTTCGAGCGTGATATTAACCACCGAAGAACTTGCAAGGGGGTTGTCTATTCCTTGTCTTGTGGTTTCTAATCCGGAACTAAGTCTTGCGGAAGTTCTTAACGTTCTTTATCCCTCTTACGTTCCTTCTGGAAAAATTTCTTCCACCGCTTCCGTTCATCCGACTGCTAAGCTCGGTTTTGGAGTTACAGTAGGAGAGTTTGTGGTGGTTGGAGAGAACTCTGTAATTGGAGCGAATACCTATCTAGAGGACGGAGTTAAGATTTCCAGAAATGTAATCATTGGAGAAGATTCTCGAATTGGTCTTAATTCTTCCATTCAACACGGAGTCGTTATCGGAAAGAGATTTATCTGTTCTGGAAATTGTTCGATCGGTGGAGATGGATTTAAATTTGTTACCGTGGACGGCAAACACCATAAAATTCCTCAAGTAGGTGGAGTAAAAATAGGAGACGATGTTGAAATAGGATCTTTATGTACAATCGATCGCGGTGGTTTGGAGGACACGATCATTGGGGACGGATGCAAATTTGATAATATGGTTCACGTCGCTCACAATTGTGTACTGGGAAAAAATATCATCATTGCTGGACAAAGTGGTGTCGCAGGTAGTACGATCGTTGAAGACGACGTAATCATCGGCGGAGCGTGTGCGGTGGCGGATCATCTTCATGTTCCGGCGGGAACAATTCTTGCGGGCGGAACTTCTTTGAGAAATTCCCCAAAGAAAAAAGAAATTTTCGTAGGTTGGGATTACGGTTTAACTTTTCCCGAATTTCAAAAAGTTCGCGTGAATATTCATAATCTTGTAAATTTTCAAAGATGGGCCAAAAGAATCAAAGAGTTGGAAAAACACACCGGAATTAAAGTGGAGGATAAGGAATGA
- the dnaX gene encoding DNA polymerase III subunit gamma/tau has product MAGTHEVLSRKYRPQIFRDVIHQDLAIGALQNALKSGKIGHAYIFFGPRGVGKTTIARILAKRLNCQNPIDNEPCNKCSSCTEITKGISSDVLEIDAASNRGIENIRELRDNVKFAPMGGKYKVYIIDEVHMLTDQSFNALLKTLEEPPAHIVFILATTEFHKIPETILSRCQDFIFKKVPLSVLQDYSEKLCKIENVQYDQEGLFWVAKKGDGSVRDMLSFMEQAIVFTDSKLLGTGIRKMIGYHGIEFLTSFIKSLIDPDNHSKSLEILESLYQEGQDIYKFLWDSIEFTHTLNLIRDSLADPESVNFPKEDLAKMKSDFENVDSSKLNFLSGKLFEIYERIKTIRLRNSFEIKVFAEIQIKKLVEELTYPSLAGLVDRINHLILMMQGSKNSTLDIEHSKPLPILRDAAQAEPSKKKDNPFSDVSLESHFESNQQDSSLGNDSLEIKSTITSEPNSQKFDTSTEIKKKFLGTEVDQSKIPKLDS; this is encoded by the coding sequence ATGGCAGGAACTCACGAAGTCCTTTCTCGGAAATACCGCCCGCAAATATTTCGGGACGTAATTCATCAAGACCTTGCCATAGGCGCTCTTCAAAACGCACTTAAATCCGGAAAAATCGGTCACGCATATATTTTTTTCGGTCCTAGAGGAGTCGGTAAAACGACAATCGCGAGAATTCTTGCAAAACGATTAAACTGCCAAAATCCGATCGATAACGAACCTTGCAACAAATGTAGTTCTTGTACCGAAATCACGAAAGGAATTTCAAGCGACGTTCTTGAAATCGATGCCGCGAGCAATCGGGGAATCGAAAATATTCGCGAACTCAGAGATAATGTTAAATTCGCTCCTATGGGCGGGAAATATAAGGTTTATATAATAGACGAAGTCCACATGTTGACGGATCAGTCCTTCAATGCTCTTCTAAAAACTTTGGAAGAGCCTCCGGCTCATATCGTTTTTATTTTGGCCACAACCGAATTTCATAAAATTCCAGAGACCATTCTTTCTAGATGTCAGGATTTTATCTTTAAAAAAGTTCCTTTGTCTGTTCTACAAGATTATTCCGAAAAACTTTGTAAGATCGAAAATGTTCAATACGATCAAGAAGGACTTTTCTGGGTCGCGAAAAAAGGAGACGGTTCCGTAAGAGATATGCTTTCCTTTATGGAACAAGCAATCGTATTTACGGATTCCAAATTATTAGGAACCGGAATCCGAAAGATGATCGGTTATCACGGAATTGAATTTCTAACTTCGTTTATCAAAAGTCTTATCGATCCCGACAATCACTCAAAAAGTTTGGAAATTCTTGAATCCCTCTACCAAGAAGGTCAGGATATCTACAAATTTTTATGGGATTCCATAGAATTTACTCACACTCTTAACTTGATCCGCGATTCCCTTGCCGATCCCGAATCCGTTAATTTCCCCAAAGAAGATCTGGCGAAAATGAAATCTGATTTTGAAAATGTGGATTCTTCAAAATTGAATTTTCTTTCTGGAAAACTTTTCGAAATTTACGAAAGAATTAAAACGATTCGCTTGAGAAATTCTTTTGAGATTAAGGTATTCGCGGAAATTCAAATCAAAAAACTCGTGGAAGAACTTACTTATCCGAGTTTGGCCGGTTTGGTCGATCGAATCAATCATTTGATTCTTATGATGCAAGGTTCTAAAAACTCCACTCTCGACATAGAACACAGTAAACCACTCCCTATACTTAGAGATGCGGCACAAGCAGAACCTTCTAAAAAAAAAGATAATCCATTTTCCGATGTTTCTTTAGAATCCCACTTCGAGTCTAATCAACAGGACTCTTCTTTAGGAAACGATTCTTTGGAAATAAAGTCGACCATAACTTCCGAACCGAATTCACAAAAGTTCGATACGAGCACCGAGATAAAGAAAAAATTTCTTGGGACCGAAGTAGATCAAAGTAAAATCCCTAAATTGGATTCTTAA
- a CDS encoding carboxypeptidase M32 produces the protein MVRVLVNLKEEFLLSTEMKEYENLFTEQIRGELKSFTEYRIAYQEIWTLRNVLNVLQWDSEIILPEGGRVERGSQIGLLSGLIHSKYAGESFYKLAERAREENEQKDLPGRAERKIEFERLFQDLDRSRRLPQEFVEEFSVTTSKAHSIWAKAKKENRFADFAQILSKIVELSKKQTECYGYQTEAYDALLENYEPGERAKNLDKLFFDLKNNLKPLIAKGKKVANPFLKEIPIPLQKKLGETLPSILGLSSTISRLDSSEHPFSASLGSKDKRITTRYDLRDPLSSIFSILHETGHSLYEVGISEIVGGPSPLHDFVSLGIHESQSRLWENQVGRSIEFWEMYYPILLNVLNIKESELSFSKLFSYINQSSASLIRVEADQITYNLHIILRFEIERELINGKIQVPELPEVWNSKMKELFGITVSSDKEGVLQDVHWSGGAFGYFPTYTLGNIYSAQLFQAFSKENSNFRLEVKEKEDFSSLLNWLKRNVHWKGKFYSAKDLIRSATGSDPDSFYLIQYLEKKLIEQESIHHG, from the coding sequence GTGGTTAGGGTACTTGTCAATCTAAAAGAAGAATTTTTACTATCCACTGAGATGAAAGAGTATGAGAACCTTTTTACTGAGCAGATTCGCGGCGAACTAAAATCTTTTACGGAATATAGAATTGCTTATCAAGAAATTTGGACACTTAGGAATGTTCTTAATGTGCTTCAATGGGATTCGGAAATTATTTTGCCTGAGGGTGGAAGAGTGGAACGAGGTTCCCAAATTGGACTTCTTTCCGGGTTGATTCATTCAAAATATGCCGGTGAAAGTTTTTACAAACTTGCGGAAAGGGCGAGGGAAGAAAACGAGCAAAAAGATCTTCCAGGCCGAGCGGAACGAAAAATCGAATTTGAAAGATTATTTCAAGACTTGGATCGTTCTCGCCGTCTTCCCCAAGAGTTTGTTGAGGAATTTTCTGTCACTACGAGTAAAGCGCATTCGATTTGGGCTAAAGCGAAAAAGGAAAATCGATTTGCGGATTTTGCGCAGATTCTTTCTAAGATTGTTGAACTAAGTAAAAAACAAACCGAATGTTATGGCTATCAAACGGAAGCATATGACGCTTTACTTGAAAATTATGAGCCCGGTGAGAGAGCGAAAAATTTAGATAAATTATTTTTCGATTTGAAAAACAATTTAAAACCTTTAATCGCAAAGGGAAAAAAAGTTGCAAATCCGTTTTTAAAAGAAATTCCAATCCCTCTTCAAAAAAAATTGGGGGAAACTCTTCCAAGCATCTTAGGGTTGTCTTCTACTATTTCACGTTTGGACTCAAGCGAGCATCCTTTCTCTGCTTCTCTTGGAAGTAAGGATAAAAGAATCACCACACGTTATGATCTAAGAGATCCACTTTCTTCCATATTTAGTATTTTACATGAAACAGGACATTCTCTTTACGAAGTTGGAATATCTGAGATTGTCGGAGGTCCTTCCCCTCTGCACGATTTCGTATCTTTGGGTATCCACGAATCACAGAGTAGACTTTGGGAAAATCAAGTGGGTAGATCTATAGAGTTTTGGGAGATGTATTATCCAATTTTACTTAACGTTTTAAACATTAAAGAATCTGAATTATCTTTTTCTAAACTTTTTTCTTATATCAATCAGTCTTCTGCTTCCTTGATTCGAGTGGAAGCGGATCAAATTACGTACAATCTTCACATTATTCTCCGATTTGAGATTGAGAGAGAATTGATCAACGGTAAAATACAAGTTCCGGAACTTCCGGAAGTCTGGAATTCTAAAATGAAAGAACTTTTTGGAATTACCGTATCTTCTGATAAAGAAGGAGTTTTACAAGATGTTCATTGGAGTGGAGGAGCTTTCGGGTACTTTCCAACTTATACGTTAGGTAATATTTACTCAGCTCAACTCTTTCAGGCTTTTTCGAAAGAGAATTCTAATTTCCGGTTGGAAGTCAAAGAAAAGGAGGATTTTTCTTCTCTCCTGAATTGGCTCAAAAGAAATGTTCATTGGAAGGGAAAATTTTATTCCGCTAAAGATTTAATTCGTTCCGCTACAGGCTCCGATCCGGATTCTTTTTATCTAATACAATATCTTGAGAAAAAACTTATTGAACAGGAATCGATCCATCATGGATGA
- the recR gene encoding recombination mediator RecR has protein sequence MVDVLSSLPGIGRKSAFRISFHLLRLEQGLFNHFIHQLTNTKNKIKFCKRCGSYAETEICDICTSEKRDTHTFCVVEQPEDIFFIENTREFHGKYHVLNGVISPLEGIGPRDLRIKELLERIEPEQVKEVLVATNPTLEGDATADYLANQLKPLSVNVTRIAYGITVGGSIELADQYTLGRAIRSRLQL, from the coding sequence ATGGTAGATGTTCTTTCTTCGCTTCCGGGAATCGGAAGAAAGAGCGCTTTTAGAATCAGCTTTCATCTTTTAAGACTTGAACAGGGTCTTTTCAATCATTTCATTCATCAACTCACGAATACGAAAAACAAAATTAAATTTTGTAAACGATGCGGTTCTTATGCGGAAACGGAAATTTGCGACATCTGCACTTCGGAAAAAAGAGATACTCACACATTCTGTGTTGTGGAACAACCGGAGGATATTTTTTTTATTGAGAACACAAGAGAATTTCACGGCAAATATCACGTGTTAAATGGAGTAATTTCCCCTTTGGAGGGAATCGGGCCGAGAGATCTTAGAATCAAAGAACTTTTGGAAAGAATCGAACCGGAACAAGTAAAAGAAGTTTTAGTCGCCACGAACCCAACTCTTGAAGGAGATGCAACTGCAGATTATTTAGCAAATCAGTTAAAGCCTCTTTCCGTAAACGTAACCCGAATCGCCTACGGGATTACGGTCGGAGGTTCGATTGAGCTTGCAGACCAATACACTTTAGGAAGAGCCATTCGTTCCCGTCTTCAACTTTAA
- a CDS encoding TRL-like family protein, with protein MKLLSIRTYLIFFTTLIATENCLYTNVKTPGWFYSQSYTDVRGMEPVGKLSGQACGEGWLWLVYTGDESYEAAVQNAIQDKADLLFDVQTDYYVKSIFFNLYFYKCTRVTGIGVKLPQRLMKKE; from the coding sequence ATGAAACTATTATCGATAAGAACTTATCTTATTTTTTTTACTACGTTGATTGCAACCGAGAACTGCCTTTACACAAACGTTAAAACGCCCGGCTGGTTTTACTCCCAAAGTTACACTGACGTTCGCGGAATGGAGCCTGTCGGAAAACTTTCTGGGCAGGCCTGTGGTGAAGGTTGGCTTTGGCTTGTTTACACGGGAGATGAAAGTTATGAGGCCGCGGTCCAAAACGCGATTCAGGACAAAGCCGATCTTCTTTTCGACGTGCAAACCGACTATTACGTCAAATCAATATTTTTCAACCTCTACTTTTATAAGTGCACGCGGGTAACGGGAATTGGAGTTAAACTTCCGCAACGACTGATGAAAAAAGAGTAA
- a CDS encoding transcriptional coactivator p15/PC4 family protein, whose translation MGIIIRDVDKGRGEVIRVEVSEYKGIKYLNLRVWYTDKDGEKKPTQKGIAIPPELYDEIKKAVIEAENEVKS comes from the coding sequence ATGGGAATCATTATTCGTGACGTAGATAAAGGCAGAGGCGAAGTGATTCGAGTGGAAGTTTCAGAATATAAAGGGATTAAGTACCTCAATCTCCGAGTTTGGTATACCGATAAAGACGGAGAAAAAAAGCCGACTCAGAAAGGGATTGCAATCCCACCAGAACTCTACGACGAAATCAAAAAAGCAGTCATCGAAGCCGAAAATGAAGTAAAAAGCTAA